The genome window TGCCCGTAAAATCCCAAGTTTTATAACACTACGATCCGGGTACGCGGTAAAGAACATCCTAATCCCTGAGTAGACCCTAAACTGTTTTGCCAGTCCAAAAGAGAAATTAACGCATACACAAGATGCACAACTAACCTAATAATAATCAATAATATGGAAAAGGCATACGAAGCCCTTATTATGCCCCGATGAAGAATGAATTCCGTCGGGTGCAGAAAATGAACGCATCCAAAGTCCTTTTAGAGATGCTAAAAAGCTACAACGTGAGCCATGTATTCGGTCTCCCAGGGGAGACCACCCTCAACCTCTACGAGCAGTGGCATGATTATCCAGATGTCATCCATGTGATGGCTAGGGACGAGAGGAGCGCAGTGTTCATGGCCGACGGGTACGCCAAGGCCAGCTACAAACCCGGGGTCTGTGAGGGGCCTAGCGTGGGTGCCACCCATATGCTCCCGGGAGTTGCCGAGGCGTATAAGGCTAGTGTTCCCATGGTTGTCTTTACCTCCGATATTCCTTTACATCTCAAGAAACATAACATGCTTACGGAAATCGATCAAACAGCCCTCTTTAGTGGAGTAACAAAGGAGACAATCACTGTTTCTGATCCCTCTGAGATACCCCATGTGATCCGGAGGGCGTTCAGGCTTGCTACAGGGGGGAAGCCGGGGCCAGTTCACATCCGTCTCCCTATGGATATTCTGGGAGGGGAGATCGATAATCCTCAGATTTTAGCTCAGGAGGATTTCGCGAGTTATCCAGGCCACAGATCAACTGCGCAGGAAGATCGCATTCACTCAGCTGTGAAACTTCTAGCTTTATCATCACGACCCGTGATTGTCTGCGGACAGGGAGTCCTTTGGTCTCAGGCTTGGGATGAAGTCCAGATCCTAGCTGAGCTTTTCGACGCTCCAGTGGGCACCACGATCAGCGCCAAGGGGAGCATCTCCGAGAACCATCACCTCTCTATCGGTGTTGTCGGAGCCCGAGGAGGAACATCTCTATCCAACGGAGTCGTGGCAGGAGCCGACCTTATCATGTTTATCGGCTGCAACACCGATTCTGCCTCCACGGTCAAGTGGACTCTACCTCCCCTTTATTCAGCTGCTAAGGTTATCCATCTAGACATCAGCGAGGCCGAGGCGGGAAATAATTACCCCACGGACATCTTTTTGATAGGAGACGCTAAAGCCACGTTGAGAAAGATGATTAACATAGCTCCGAGCAAGAGCGACCCCGATAATACAACAAGACTGGAGGCCCTCAAAAAAGCGAAGGAGAGCTACGATAATCAGATATCTGAGCTATCGGCCACGGATGAGACTCCTATCCACCCCCTGAGGTTCGTGAAAGAGTTGACGGGAGCGATCCCTAACGAATATGTGATGGTTGTGGACGTCGGTGTGAGCGCCATTTATACATCCACCTTCTTCAAGGTCAGAAGAGCAGGGCGGAGCGTGCTCTATAACTATGCAATGGGCTCTTTGGGATACGCTCTCCCGGCATCCATCGGAGCCCAATTCGCGAGACCCAACAGCTGTATAGTTACGCTGATGGGAGATGGCAGCTTTGGGTTTACTGCAGGGGAGCTAGAGACCCTCTCTAGATTAGGGGGAAACAATAACGTGATCTTATTCAATAATTCGAGCTTCGGTTGGATAAAGGCGGCTGCTACGTTCTCTCACGGCCCTGAGTATGCGGGTTTCGCAACGGGGTTCTCCGACGTAGATTATCCAAAGATCGCTGAAGGATTCGGCTTACGAGCTTATAGCGTAGATGGCCCTGGAGAGTTGGGTCCCACTCTGAGGGAGGCATTCGCGCTGGATGAGCCAACTTTCATCGAGCTCAGGGTGATGCCTGAGGATGAGCTAGTGCCCCCGGTGCCATCATGGATTAGGAGGGCAGGGGGGCTAGGGCTCCGGTACGTGGGCTGAGCCTGTCCTAGGCGTTAACAGAAGCTTCCATGTAGTTTGTCCCTGAGCGCGCGGCTTGCATTCATGGACATCGATGTCTATTATCATCTTCTCTCATGGGTACCTATAACTAGGACATTAGACTCGTGAAGGGTTGCTATATCAACTGAAAAGCTCTGTGACCCCCGTATTTGTAGAAAGGTTAGATCGCTCCTCTCTCCCTGAGACAGGCAACCTCTTTTTGGGAGTAACCTGCGATCTCCTCAAGAATCTCATCAGTGTGGGCACCTAACCCCGGCGAGGGTAACCCTCCCTCACAACACATATCCGAAAACTTGAGCGCCGGCCCGATCTGTTTTATCCGCCCTGCTTTTGGATGATCAACCTCCACCAGCATACCTCTGTGGAGCACCTGCTCATCAGAGAAGACTTCATCTATAGAGTATACCGGGGCGCTGGGGAAGCCGATGTCCCTGAAAGTTTCAAGCCATTCGTCCCTGGGTTTCTTGCTTAACTCTTCCTGGAGTAGGGGTATCAGAGTCTCTCGGTTCTTCACCCGATCCTCGTTCCGCATGTAGAGCGGATCCCCGCTAAGACTCTCGAGCCCCAGCAAGCTGCAGAGTAAACCAAAGAGGGGGTCGTTCCCCGCTGCCACTAGGATATCTTTCCCGTCCGCAGCCCTGAATGCCTGATAAGGCACGATGCTGGGGTGAGCGGAACCCATCTTGGGCGCAGCCTTCCCAGTTGCGAAGTAGTAACCGGCCATATATGTCATCCACGAGACCGAGCCGTCGATCATGGCGACATCCAGATACTGGCCCTTCCCAGTCTTCTCCCTAGCTCTAAGAGCTGAGAGGATAGCGATCACGGCCCACATCCCTGCTCCGATATCTGTGATTGCAACCCCAATCTTTACTGGCGCCGCCCCGGGCTCTCCCGTGACCCCCATGAGCCCTCCCATCCCCTGGATGATAAGGTCGTATCCCGGCCTCTGGGCGTAGGGTCCCGTCTGACCAAAACTAGAGATACTGCAGTAGACGAGGCTGGGATTCACCTTTTTGAGGGTCGCGTAGTCCACCCCGAGTCGGGTTGTGACCCCTGGACGATAATTCTCAAGGAAGACATCGCATTTCTCAGCAATCTTGTAGAGGGCCTCCTGGGCCTCCGTGTTCTTGAGGTTGAGGGTGACGCTCTTTTTTCCCCTGTTGATGGACATAAAATAACTGCTCTCACCGTTCACGAAAGGAGGATAGGTCCGGGTGTCGTCTCCCCGATCTGGGATCTCCACCTTAATTACCTCGGCCCCCAGTTCTGAGAGTGTCATAGAACAGAAGGGGCCTGCAAGAACTCTGCTAAGGTCAAGGACCCGGATCCCCTTGAGGGGCGGCTCACCGACATTATCCGACATGAGGGAGTAATTGTGACAATGACGTTTTTAGCATTTTCAGGCCTTTAGGGATACCTTTTCGAGGCAGAATTCCTCTGCACTCCCCCGGATGACCCTCGACTCCATCCTGAGGCGCCTGTCAAACCTACTGAGGATGGCTTGAATTGCAGGAAGGGTAAGGTTGCCGCAGAGTCCCTCGAGGAAGTAGCCGCAGTTAATCCCTACGTCGAGGAAGGCCTCATAGAAGGGGCACCTGCCAACCCGATAAGTTACCGAGGAGTCATCCCTCTCGTGGACGACGACCTCGGCCCCAGCTTCTTCCATAAAAGTTCGGTATATGGCATCCCCTATATCCAGCGGATGGGAATCCATAGACTGTTCCCTAAAGAGCTCTTCCTGTATCACGTCTGCCTGATTCTCCACGGCAGCCTGGAGCATCTCAAGGCCCCTGTCGGTTCCAAGCTCCGCGATGACCTCTTCAAGGAACAGGATTAGCAGTGTATAGGATCTACGGACTCCTTTGAACATTCGGTTACCCTAAGGGTTCAGCCGTATAAGGGGTATGCGACTATATCTATGATATAATTAGTGAGAACTTTCATATAAATTCATTAATGGCGTCTTTGGCAGAGGTTGCCTGAGATGAACTGCCAATCGTGTGCTTGGGTTTCCCTTTTTCGCAGGGACTTATGCTTTGTGAAGGGTTTCTTTCTAGAGATATAACCCTAGCTCATTGTTTGATGATTTTACCCTTTTCGATCACTGTTTAGCTAAAAATGTAAAATAGGGATTTATTTTGTGCTTGTATACTTTACGTGTTCTAACTCTTTCCGAGTGACGGGTTTGTTAATCCCTCTTGATATTCGTGAGTTTTTGAGTAGGTTTGACCACATCTTTCATTATAGAGCTGTTGGTGGTTAATCTCTATTCTCTAAATCCCCAAAAGGGGCTGGATTTTTATGAGAGTTGCTCTCCTAAGATATATTAATCCGTCCTCCGTCTAACTCGCAGGCATTCAACATGAATTTGAGGCAGCCGATCGTTTGCATGCTGGGACATGTCGACACCGGGAAGACCAGCCTCCTGGACAAGATCAGGGGCTCTGCAGTCCAACTCAGGGAAGCGGGGGGGCTCACTCAGCAGATTGGTGCCAGCTTTTTCCCCACTGAGACCCTTATCGCGATCACCCGCCAGCAGATAAAGGACTTCGACGCCCAGGTGAAGATCCCCGGCCTCCTCGTTGTGGACACCCCTGGTCACGAAGCCTTCGCTAACCTTCGGCGGCGCGGGGGCTCTGTGGCCAATGTTGCAATTCTTGTTGTTGACGTGATGCACGGCTTCGAGAACCAAACTTATGAGAGCCTCGAGATCCTCAAGGCGCGGAAGACCCCGTTCATTATCGCCGCGAATAAGATCGACCGCATCGACGGCTGGAGGACCGAGGAGAACGCTCCTCTTCTCGTCTCTTACGACAAGCAGGTGCCCTTAGTCAAGGAGGACTTGGACAATCGTCTCTACATGATCATGGGCACCTTAAGCAGGCAAGGGATGGCCTCTGAGCGCTTTGACAGGGTCCGAGACTTCACCCGGAACATTGCAATCGTCCCAGTAAGCGCAAAAACGGGAGAGGGGCTCGGAGAGCTCCTTGCAGTTCTCATCGGTCTTACCCAGCAATATATGGCTGACAAGCTTGTGGTCTCTGAGGGACCCGCCTTAGGCACCGTACTGGAGGTGAAAGAGGAGTTAGGCTTCGGTACTACCCTCAACGCTATCATCTATGACGGTATCCTCAAGGCTGAGGACACCATCGTCATCGGCGGAAAGGAGGGGCCTATTATTAGCAGCATTCGGGCGATTCTCCTACCCCAGCCACTGGATGAGATAAGGGACCCTAGGAAAAAATTTAACACAGTCAATGAGGCCCCAGCAGCTGCGGGCGTCAAAATTGCCGCCCCCAATTTGGAGCAAGCTGTCCCCGGAGCCCCAATCGTGGCAGTGGGTGGCGAGAAGACCCTTGAGGATGCTATAAACGATGTATCATCGGAGCTCAAGAGACTGAAGGTGTCCACAGATAACCTCGGGATCATTTTAAAGACCGACACCTTGGGCAGCTTAGAGGCGCTGACAGAGAGCCTAAGGGCAAAGAATATTCCCATCAGGATCGCTGATATAGGTAACATCAGTCGCAGGGAGGTGAAAGAGGCCCTCTCGGTGAAGTATGAGGAACCCCTCTATGGAGTAGTTCTCGCGTTCAACGTCAAGCCCCTCCCCGATGCTGAGCAGGAGGCTCATTATCAGAAGGTCCCCATATTCACAGGAGACATAATCTACAACCTCATGGATGAGTACGTCTCTTGGATGGAAGCAGAAAAAGAGGCCAGGATCA of Candidatus Bathyarchaeota archaeon contains these proteins:
- a CDS encoding thiamine pyrophosphate-binding protein, producing MNASKVLLEMLKSYNVSHVFGLPGETTLNLYEQWHDYPDVIHVMARDERSAVFMADGYAKASYKPGVCEGPSVGATHMLPGVAEAYKASVPMVVFTSDIPLHLKKHNMLTEIDQTALFSGVTKETITVSDPSEIPHVIRRAFRLATGGKPGPVHIRLPMDILGGEIDNPQILAQEDFASYPGHRSTAQEDRIHSAVKLLALSSRPVIVCGQGVLWSQAWDEVQILAELFDAPVGTTISAKGSISENHHLSIGVVGARGGTSLSNGVVAGADLIMFIGCNTDSASTVKWTLPPLYSAAKVIHLDISEAEAGNNYPTDIFLIGDAKATLRKMINIAPSKSDPDNTTRLEALKKAKESYDNQISELSATDETPIHPLRFVKELTGAIPNEYVMVVDVGVSAIYTSTFFKVRRAGRSVLYNYAMGSLGYALPASIGAQFARPNSCIVTLMGDGSFGFTAGELETLSRLGGNNNVILFNNSSFGWIKAAATFSHGPEYAGFATGFSDVDYPKIAEGFGLRAYSVDGPGELGPTLREAFALDEPTFIELRVMPEDELVPPVPSWIRRAGGLGLRYVG
- a CDS encoding CaiB/BaiF CoA-transferase family protein → MSDNVGEPPLKGIRVLDLSRVLAGPFCSMTLSELGAEVIKVEIPDRGDDTRTYPPFVNGESSYFMSINRGKKSVTLNLKNTEAQEALYKIAEKCDVFLENYRPGVTTRLGVDYATLKKVNPSLVYCSISSFGQTGPYAQRPGYDLIIQGMGGLMGVTGEPGAAPVKIGVAITDIGAGMWAVIAILSALRAREKTGKGQYLDVAMIDGSVSWMTYMAGYYFATGKAAPKMGSAHPSIVPYQAFRAADGKDILVAAGNDPLFGLLCSLLGLESLSGDPLYMRNEDRVKNRETLIPLLQEELSKKPRDEWLETFRDIGFPSAPVYSIDEVFSDEQVLHRGMLVEVDHPKAGRIKQIGPALKFSDMCCEGGLPSPGLGAHTDEILEEIAGYSQKEVACLRERGAI
- the infB gene encoding translation initiation factor IF-2, whose product is MNLRQPIVCMLGHVDTGKTSLLDKIRGSAVQLREAGGLTQQIGASFFPTETLIAITRQQIKDFDAQVKIPGLLVVDTPGHEAFANLRRRGGSVANVAILVVDVMHGFENQTYESLEILKARKTPFIIAANKIDRIDGWRTEENAPLLVSYDKQVPLVKEDLDNRLYMIMGTLSRQGMASERFDRVRDFTRNIAIVPVSAKTGEGLGELLAVLIGLTQQYMADKLVVSEGPALGTVLEVKEELGFGTTLNAIIYDGILKAEDTIVIGGKEGPIISSIRAILLPQPLDEIRDPRKKFNTVNEAPAAAGVKIAAPNLEQAVPGAPIVAVGGEKTLEDAINDVSSELKRLKVSTDNLGIILKTDTLGSLEALTESLRAKNIPIRIADIGNISRREVKEALSVKYEEPLYGVVLAFNVKPLPDAEQEAHYQKVPIFTGDIIYNLMDEYVSWMEAEKEARIRKEYDTLVQPGKIEVMDGFIFRRAKPAIFGVKVLRGSITSNTRMVNLEGDRLGLLTQIQDSGDPVSTAEEGKEVAVSMPRPIVGRHIKERDVLLVEVPEKDAKLLKDKYEERLTAGALEALRELIEVKRKKDMIWAF